A section of the Babylonia areolata isolate BAREFJ2019XMU chromosome 1, ASM4173473v1, whole genome shotgun sequence genome encodes:
- the LOC143284211 gene encoding uncharacterized protein LOC143284211 yields the protein MSRGVRDLRELVCVSRLTYRDSDDEDTVLTDEDELSQNLNNLELSDGSSSPGSRSGSAETHPACLQSPDSGFVTNGSPEDKAEGTVKQGAQASIKKPLPSDVGIKSKPSKRRRKKKAQQHALLPHHDLPKLPVLPPVPVESTFLTNSSSLSSRRANSSHGISLQKRGDFDSMLIYMDATIVAEWLTRANTALEDLTTYCTQGDHFVQFAHFWLSNFPETQRQEIYEMEHEILIEEIGLAFAVGKESRKIVRRDVTDLLSALFREYPTKLFSSKGAHLFLDHLDILTSDRTERYKKLLADVRCSTKNRQYAQWLLATRSFALVSVWAAVVNFYRNLLGQHGVPPGLPIPAHGSAQDSVYQRRMSQAVRLGFKDVVHYLVSGGYVDATRHDIHGRSLLFSAVMHNQVDVVHYLVTRVHSALDVNQPSDTGNTPLHAASNSGNADIVKVLVHSPDININCCNPQCENATPLHLAVMHGHKKVVEALLAAGADPMLKMGDLTAVDIARDFNRQDLLSLL from the exons ATGAGCCGAGGTGTACGTGACCTTAGAGAACTTGTTTGTGTGTCACGATTGACATAtcgtgacagtgatgatgaagatacAGTACTGACGGATGAGGATGAATTAAGTCAGAACCTCAATAATCTTGAACTTAGTGATGGCAGCAGCAGTCCAGGCAGTCGTTCTGGCTCAGCTGAAACACATCCTGCATGTCTGCAATCTCCGGATTCTGGCTTTGTTACCAATGGCTCACCAGAAGATAAAGCAGAGGGCACTGTCAAACAGGGTGCACAGGCATCTATCAAAAAGCCATTGCCAAGTGATGTTGGAATAAAATCCAAACCAAGTAAAAGAAGGCGAAAAAAGAAAGCACAGCAGCATGCTTTGCTTCCACATCATGATTTACCCAAATTGCCAGTATTACCCCCTGTTCCAGTTGAAAGTACATTCTTGACAAACTCATCATCACTGAGCAGTAGACGGGCAAATTCTTCTCATGGGATTTCTCTTCAGAAACGAGGTGATTTTGACTCCATGTTAATTTACATGGATGCAACAATTGTGGCAGAGTGGTTGACTCGTGCAAATACAGCCTTGGAAGACCTTACAACATATTGCACTCAAGGTGACCATTTTGTGCAGTTTGCTCATTTCTGGCTCTCAAACTTTCCTGAAACCCAGAGACAGGAGATCTATGAAATGGAACATGAAATCTTGATTGAAGAAATTGGACTGGCATTTGCTGTAGGGAAAGAGTCCAGAAAGATTGTAAGGAGAGATGTGACTGACCTTCTGTCAGCACTGTTTCGAGAGTATCCCACAAAACTATTCAGTTCAAAAGGTGCTCATCTGTTTCTTGATCATTTGGATATTCTGACATCAGACAGAACGGAACGATATAAGAAACTTCTTGCTGATGTGCGCTGCTCCACAAAAAATCGACAGTATGCACAGTGGCTGCTAGCCACTCGGTCATTTGCTCTGGTTAGTGTGTGGGCTGCAGTTGTCAACTTCTACCGTAATCTACTGGGTCAGCATGGTGTACCTCCTGGTCTGCCCATTCCAGCACATGGATCAGCACAAGACAGTGTTTATCAACGTCGCATGTCACAGGCTGTCAG ATTGGGTTTTAAGGATGTTGTTCATTACCTTGTGAGTGGTGGTTATGTGGATGCAACACGCCATGACATACACGGAAGGTCTCTGCTCTTCTCTGCAGTAATGCATAACCAGGTGGATGTAGTGCACTACCTGGTCACAAGG GTCCATTCAGCATTGGATGTCAATCAGCCTTCCGACACTGGCAACACCCCTCTGCATGCAGCATCTAACAGTGGCAATGCTGATATTGTGAAGGTGCTTGTTCACAGTCCTGATATCAACATCAACTGTTGCAACCCACAGTGTGAAAATGCTACTCCGCTGCATTTGGCTGTCATGCATG GGCATAAGAAGGTAGTGGAGGCACTCTTAGCAGCAGGTGCAGATCCCATGCTGAAGATGGGAGATTTAACAGCTGTGGACATTGCTCGAGACTTTAACCGCCAGGATTTGCTCTCTCTGCTATGA